The segment TCAACAGCGGAACCCGTGCAGACGGCTCAAAGGGATTGCGCTTTCGCAGCCACTGATGATCTCCCAGCATCTCTCCGTGATCAGAAGCAAACACCACAATCGTATTATCCGGCAACACGCGACTACTCACCAGACGCGCAATCTGATGATCGATATGTTCGATACACCCGTAATAACCCGCGCGCGTCGCCTTCATAACCGGAGGATCCAGACACAAGCGCCAGCACTCCGGCTGCAACCCCCGCACCGGACCGTCGAAAACCCGCGCCCAATCCCCCACATACGGCTCGGGCAAATCCATCGCCATATACTTATCGAAATAATGCGCAGGCGGCGTAACCGGCTGGTGCGGATGAATAAAATTGACCGCCAAAAACCACGGCTGATCTCCCCTTTGCGAATCGATAAACTCCAGCCCCTTCTGCGTACACCAATTGGTAAAATGCAAATGCTCATCCAAATGCCACGGACGCCCTGGAAAACCATTGCTATACATCCCGTGCGCATCGGAAGCCCGGTGCCACGCCGCACCATTCTCCCGCACATACTTCTGATAATCATTATCAACCCCTGAAATCGGACTATCCGCCCATTCTGCGGAATCAAACCCCAGCTCCCTCGCAGGCGGACCCCAGTGGGCCTTGCCCGAAAGATGGGTGCGATACCCCGCATCGCGCAAAACCCCGGGCAACGTCGGCCACGGTAGCGGCGCCTGTGCATTTTGAAGCGCGCCGTGATTGCTCGGCTTGCGCCCCGTAATCACCGTGCGGCGAGCCGGCACACACACCGGACAAGCCGAATAAGCATGGCGAAAACGCACCCCCGACGCAGCCATAAAGTCCAGATTGGGCGTCTGCAACACGGGATGGCCCTCAATACCCAGGCAATCGCCGCGCTGCTGATCCGTCATAATAAGCAAAATATTTGGTCTCTTATCTGGCATTATAATCTCCTTTCTGAAGATGATGCATACAAATCGCGGCGGCGGCAGACACATTCAGAGACCCGACAGCACCGCGAGGGGCAATGCGGCATAACTCATCGCACTTATCGCGCGTAAGACGTCGCATACCGCTCTCCTCATTTCCCAGCACCAGAAGCCAGGAGCGATCCGCCGAAAACGCGCTCAAATCCTTCTCCGCATGCTCAGAAGTCCCCAAAACCCACAAACCCGCATCCTTCGCCACATCCAACGCCCGGCTCAAATTCGTCTGAACAGAAAACGGAACATACTCGACGCCCCCTGAAGCAACATCGTATGCCGCGCCCGTCAGCGAAGCGGAACGATCTCGACTAAGCAAAACACCGCGCACCCCAAAAAAAGCCGCCGTGCGAAAAATCGCCCCCAAATTTTGCGGATCCTGAACCGTATCCAGCGCCAAAAAAAGACCCGCATTATCGGCAAACATCTCCGCGAGATCACAACCCGAATGTTCTTTAATCGCAGCTTCCGCATCTCCTCCACGAGACCGACCCTGCCGCTCGCCCCCTCCGGCAAAAACGCGCACACCGATCTCCTCTGCCTGTTCTCGCACAGTTCTCCACGCGCCACCACCCTGACCGGAAGACAATCGAATCTCAATCACATCTTGCGGACGCTTGTCCAGCACCGCCAGAATACTGTGCGGATTTTTGAGATAAATCGGCATTGTCTCTACCTGCTCTCAAACCTATCGACTCGCGGCACGCGCTTCTCCAACTCAATCTGTGACGTAACGGGCTGCGTTCCAGCGCCGTAAAAATAAACCAGATTTCCACCCGTATATCCCGCCGCGCACACCAGACCCGCGGTAACAAGACCAAAAACGAGATACACATAGCGAACAAACCCGACAAATTTCTTCTTCAAAACAAAATGCGTGCGTACCAGTGCCAGAGCAACAGCTATAAACGTCGTAACCGTACCCAGCGAATCGTGATCGTCTAAATCTGCGGCAATACCATCAATATGTTGCGCGACCTCGGCTGCACTATCCCCGGTAAGCGCGACCGGAATCGCGGTCAAAGCACCGAGCGAAAAGAGCAAAAACCCCGCTCTCAAAAAAAAATCGCGGTCATTTAATATCCCAATTGTATCGCAAACAACGCCGATGATCAGCAATGCAATGGGAAAATGTGCGATAAGAGGGTGAATATCCATAACAAAGTGAAAAAACTATTTCAATCTCGCGAAAAATCCATTACAATGGGCGGATTAAGATATGAACAAACAAGCCCCACCACAAGGAAGGATTGCATGAACGATCGACCAAACATCTTATTTATGCACTCGCACAACACCGGAACCTGTATTGAACCCTACGGACACGCCGTACCAACGCCGCACATGCAGCGATTGGCAGAACAAGGCGTCTTATTTCGGCGGGCGTATGCCACAGCCCCCACATGTTCGCCCAGCAGAGCCAGCTTCTTAACCGGCATGTACCCCCACTCTTGTGGCATGACAGGCCTTGCACACCGCGGCTTTGCCATGACGAATTACGACTGGCATGCAGCCCGCATCTTCAAGACACACGGCTACTTCACCGCAACCGCTGGCGTAGAACACACCGCACCGGACCTGGACACAATTGGATACGACGAAATCCTCTCTGGCCTGGACACAAATTACCCCGGCCAGCCCAAATGGATCGAACCCGCGGATGCCGTCGTAGATTTCTTGCAAAACGCGCCCCAACAACCCTTCTTCCTCAACCTCGGCTTAAACGAAACGCACCGGCCATTTCACAGTGCCGAACCGGAAAAATACCCTGCAGAACGCGAACAATACTGCACCCCACCTCGTCCCCTGCCCGACACACCGGAAACCCGGGCAGACACAGCCGACTACAAAGCCTCTGCGCGCATCATGGACAACCACTACGGCAACGTACTCGCAGCACTCGAAGAAACCGGCCTATCCGACAACACCCTCGTATTCTGCTTTGCCGATCACGG is part of the Gemmatimonadota bacterium genome and harbors:
- a CDS encoding RNA methyltransferase: MPIYLKNPHSILAVLDKRPQDVIEIRLSSGQGGGAWRTVREQAEEIGVRVFAGGGERQGRSRGGDAEAAIKEHSGCDLAEMFADNAGLFLALDTVQDPQNLGAIFRTAAFFGVRGVLLSRDRSASLTGAAYDVASGGVEYVPFSVQTNLSRALDVAKDAGLWVLGTSEHAEKDLSAFSADRSWLLVLGNEESGMRRLTRDKCDELCRIAPRGAVGSLNVSAAAAICMHHLQKGDYNAR
- a CDS encoding sulfatase, which encodes MNDRPNILFMHSHNTGTCIEPYGHAVPTPHMQRLAEQGVLFRRAYATAPTCSPSRASFLTGMYPHSCGMTGLAHRGFAMTNYDWHAARIFKTHGYFTATAGVEHTAPDLDTIGYDEILSGLDTNYPGQPKWIEPADAVVDFLQNAPQQPFFLNLGLNETHRPFHSAEPEKYPAEREQYCTPPRPLPDTPETRADTADYKASARIMDNHYGNVLAALEETGLSDNTLVFCFADHGLQFPRNMCNLTDHGIGVYLIIRGPGGFEGGKVANAMVSLMDLLPTAYRAAGIETPDHVQGKPLHPLINEDRHRKEIFSEVTYHAAYEPMRSIRTERYKYIRRYDNRDKLVLPNVDDTPTKAYLLNQNWEKLPRDQEMLYDLIFDPDEAHNIIDREDLAPVRKDLSHRLEAWMTETNDPLLPDGYIAAPGGSQVNNSDGRSPNEEPEVVG
- a CDS encoding sulfatase-like hydrolase/transferase is translated as MPDKRPNILLIMTDQQRGDCLGIEGHPVLQTPNLDFMAASGVRFRHAYSACPVCVPARRTVITGRKPSNHGALQNAQAPLPWPTLPGVLRDAGYRTHLSGKAHWGPPARELGFDSAEWADSPISGVDNDYQKYVRENGAAWHRASDAHGMYSNGFPGRPWHLDEHLHFTNWCTQKGLEFIDSQRGDQPWFLAVNFIHPHQPVTPPAHYFDKYMAMDLPEPYVGDWARVFDGPVRGLQPECWRLCLDPPVMKATRAGYYGCIEHIDHQIARLVSSRVLPDNTIVVFASDHGEMLGDHQWLRKRNPFEPSARVPLLMKFPSSLGLPQEQVIDRPVELMDIMPTLLDAVGVPIPDTVDGESVLPIVRDSQAEWRDYVHGECASVPTSNSGMQYVTDGKRKFAYLPGQGRELFFDVENDPCEMTNLADDPGWAEEVAMWRSRLIGELVGRPEGFTDGEQLLVKDGPTAGKIPVWEGYDE
- a CDS encoding DUF2231 domain-containing protein, with the translated sequence MDIHPLIAHFPIALLIIGVVCDTIGILNDRDFFLRAGFLLFSLGALTAIPVALTGDSAAEVAQHIDGIAADLDDHDSLGTVTTFIAVALALVRTHFVLKKKFVGFVRYVYLVFGLVTAGLVCAAGYTGGNLVYFYGAGTQPVTSQIELEKRVPRVDRFESR